A segment of the Terriglobales bacterium genome:
GAGATCCGATGTAGCTCTTCTGAAGGAACTCGGCCGAGGTATTCTGCGCCGTGATCTGGTCCGTGGTTGGTACGTTATAGAAGTACGTATATTTGGCCAACGCGCTCAACCGATCATGCAGCACAGGACGATACGCGTAACCGATCACGGCCTCGGTGTAGCCGCCTCCAAAGAATTCGCCGAGAGAGCTATCACTGATCGAATAGTCCAGCTTGCCAAGCATTCGCCAGTCGGGCGTGAGTTGAAGTTTGAAGTTGTTACGGAACAGCAACAAGTTTCTTATTGTGTGTGTAAGGTCGAGTTGTTCCGCATCGTCACGACGATACTCGACGGCACTCGAGAACTGAATCTTTTCGCGGCCATAGCCCATATGGATTCCAGCCGCCTTGCGATTAGTTGCGGCGGCGGTCTGCGCGTCGCGAAGCTTTCCGAATTCCGCGCTGCCTCCGAAATTCCAACGCTCTTTCGTTACGAGATTGATTCCGGTGGCGTGCGTGAGACCGCTCATCGATCCGCCATCCTGGTATCGCTCCTCGACGTAGACGCTCGAGCTATCAGAGAGCCGTCTCTTCTCTCCGTAAATTAAGCTGCCTTGGCGGACTTCCTGGCCATTGTCGGCCCGCTCGTTTTCAAGCGAATAGTTCAGGTAAAGATTAGTCCGGTCGGAATACAGGAAGCTGGTGCCGATTTTTCCACCTAGCCCAAGATCTCCATTGGAAGCTTCCCCGTCGATCTTGAAGCGTTCCGTCAGCCGATAAGAGCCCCCGGCGCCGATGCGACGGTTGTCGAGTCGGTTCCCGTTTGCCGCGACCGTGTCTTGGACGAAGCCATACGCACGCCAAACCCCGCCCGGATCGAACTTCACTTGCGCGACAGCGTCGGTGCGCTCACCTTGTTCTTGGGTCAGTGGCACTAGCGGCGAGCGATCCTTGCGCAGATCGTCGCGCACTCCAGAGCTGAAGCTCCACCGGTCGGTCAGCTTAAAGCCCATGTCCAATTCGACCGCGCGAGTCTCGAGCCCTTGGTCCTCGGTCCTCTGATCGCCTTTGGCCGTGAGGCTCAAGCGGTTAGTCACCGGCATCTTCAATGTGCCGCCGTATTGTTCGGTATTTTTGAATGTCGCTTGCCCAGGAGCCGAATAACCCGCGTCGAGGTGTTGCGTGTAGAAGGTGAAGCGGCCATCGCGACCCTTCAAGAAGTCGCCGATGCCGAGACTGAGGTCGGCGCGGTAAGCACCCGCAGCGGCGTTGGTCGTGGAGGCGTCGGTAGGGCTTTGGAACCCGAATCCACCATCATTGGACTGTTGCAACCCCGAGACCAGACCCTCACTCCGCCCCGTTTGCATCTTGAGCCATGAATTGGCGCTCATCCGCAAAGTCAGGTCGCCTGCGGCGAGGTTGCTGTTGGTATCGCCATCTTTATTCTGGTTGCCAGTCAGACCGAACCCAATATGGTCGTTCAACCAGTAATGGCCCTGGCCGCCTGTAGCGAGTGCATCCAGTTTGTCCAAGCCTGGAGTGTACTCATACTGCACCACTAGATACGCCTCGCCACCGCTCAATCCGCTGCTGCGCACCAGCAGGTCGTCGTTAGCAGTCGACGAGAGCGGCTCAGTAAGCAGCAGGCGACCTTGCAGGTAGTCGATGTCGTAGTCCACGGTGGGACGCAGGTTCACTACTCCTGTGACGATGCGCGAATCCTTGTCGCGGATCTCGATGCGTATCCGCTCGGAGCCAGTCAGGATGTCCTGATGGTGCAGGAAGTAGAGCGACCCTCCGGTTCCTCGCAGTTCCTCGTAGCTCGGGAGCGTTCCCGGTTCGGCAGCGAATCCGTCGATGTTGATCCGTCGCTCGCCGAACCTCGTCGTGGATTCGGATACATAGTGTCCGTTCGCTCCATACAGGCCGCGGTCGACTTGAGCGATCTCGTTGCCCTGATAACCAGCGCTGAAGTTCCCCCACATCGCGTAGCTCTCGCCATGGCTTGCCTTGACGAAGAACTTACCCAACGTCGGTGCCATTTCCTTCACCACACCGTTGTCACCGAACGTCGGATAGTAGTAATCGGGATCGATACGTCGAAATAGCGAATCGGGCGATTTGTCGAGGAAGTTGCTGAACAGGCCTTTCACTGGTCCTTCGCGCGTATCTGCGCTAGCGGTCAAATGCCAGCGATCACTGACTTTGCCATTCACGAAGAATGCCAGTCGGCCATCAAACTTCGAATCGTCAGGCTGCAGGGCGTTCTGTCCCTGCAGAGGATTTGCCGACCCGCTGTTCGGGGAAACCGTGAGGTCGGCGACGCCTACATAGAAGATGTCTCTGCGCTTGAACTCCAGATCGCGAAGATACAGCGAGCCGTTGCCGCCATCATCGAGCACCGCAACTTCGACCGTGTGCGTGCCGGCCGGAAGGATTTCCTCCGCCGCGAACTTGCCTTGCGGATCGACCGGAACGGGATGGCCGGCAAGCCATACTTTATGGTCCGCCGGTACGCCGCTTCCCTGCACCTTCACCGTACCGCTGCCGAGCGGAATGTGATGGCGCACCAGTTGGTTCTCTCCGTATGCAGCCAGCAGCTCGTGCTGCCACGTCGCATCGGATGTCGTAGCATCCGCCGGCAACCTCTCTCGGTATAACCACAGTGGACGCGCATCCGTTTCGTCGAAATTGCCTTTCGAGTCGTAGGCGCGCAGCAGGTACT
Coding sequences within it:
- a CDS encoding OmpA family protein: MSKQHRLSLIVGFLVLTACAGTAQVRTVTPGEPVERHLSPDQKPKEWSLNSDGGDHTKAIKVCRVETVCKMRFKDGVTPRMRVKNLVAPLHYDTENIPISETFITQVRQALDTLQDKHNVTVRFIGYTDNGQLNERDQRIYGDQLSFSKARAHRVALAMQQALGLPASAIESEGRGASQPIAPNATEQGRTLNRRVEVEFWYDDALQELPEEPQLCPGDVQEIKTKVYDPPWGSIPTLELENGQPIIPPGYAAALHRALTDIAGRTNARLRFIGYTKDERLDRRTASVYGDDIGLSAVRAQRAMDIVMKDPILSGARAEHEGRGYVQSDDVVNTGFTEGQESFVRVQVVYDEPVPLDNYEGVDVTRLNQEISPKSPYELNVMHITVDGKPIDDKDRSSSDIQRCTDVALDNANIQFHFDNLESRPRLAVAAHPVAVAVSNVDNVPVASPVHFRMYNNYSAFIARAEIRVFEQEQSLQTTPLEIIAIDDSGFAEWQPAIKTLAGGARELKYLLRAYDSKGNFDETDARPLWLYRERLPADATTSDATWQHELLAAYGENQLVRHHIPLGSGTVKVQGSGVPADHKVWLAGHPVPVDPQGKFAAEEILPAGTHTVEVAVLDDGGNGSLYLRDLEFKRRDIFYVGVADLTVSPNSGSANPLQGQNALQPDDSKFDGRLAFFVNGKVSDRWHLTASADTREGPVKGLFSNFLDKSPDSLFRRIDPDYYYPTFGDNGVVKEMAPTLGKFFVKASHGESYAMWGNFSAGYQGNEIAQVDRGLYGANGHYVSESTTRFGERRINIDGFAAEPGTLPSYEELRGTGGSLYFLHHQDILTGSERIRIEIRDKDSRIVTGVVNLRPTVDYDIDYLQGRLLLTEPLSSTANDDLLVRSSGLSGGEAYLVVQYEYTPGLDKLDALATGGQGHYWLNDHIGFGLTGNQNKDGDTNSNLAAGDLTLRMSANSWLKMQTGRSEGLVSGLQQSNDGGFGFQSPTDASTTNAAAGAYRADLSLGIGDFLKGRDGRFTFYTQHLDAGYSAPGQATFKNTEQYGGTLKMPVTNRLSLTAKGDQRTEDQGLETRAVELDMGFKLTDRWSFSSGVRDDLRKDRSPLVPLTQEQGERTDAVAQVKFDPGGVWRAYGFVQDTVAANGNRLDNRRIGAGGSYRLTERFKIDGEASNGDLGLGGKIGTSFLYSDRTNLYLNYSLENERADNGQEVRQGSLIYGEKRRLSDSSSVYVEERYQDGGSMSGLTHATGINLVTKERWNFGGSAEFGKLRDAQTAAATNRKAAGIHMGYGREKIQFSSAVEYRRDDAEQLDLTHTIRNLLLFRNNFKLQLTPDWRMLGKLDYSISDSSLGEFFGGGYTEAVIGYAYRPVLHDRLSALAKYTYFYNVPTTDQITAQNTSAEFLQKSYIGSLDVTYDLTSKWSIGGKYANRIGEVSLDRTQPQFFESPAHLGVLRLDWQFITGWESMAEVRMLDLPDITQTRSGALAAIYRYLGKNLKVGAGYNFTDFSDDLTDLKYNHRGVFFNFIATR